From Actinomycetota bacterium:
AGGACGTTCGGGAATTAACGCTTGTGGAGTTGAAACAGTAGTTTCGACAGTGAAGCAAGAAAAAGAATGCTTAGTGAACTAAGCAGAAGCCACAGGGCTTGTCCTGTGGAGCGTCACATACTAATTATAAGAGTATTAATCTTAAAAATGATATAATGTTAACTAATTAAACTTACACCTAAAATTCAAGTATTTAGACAATATCTGAAGAATTTTATTAAAGGAGGTCTAACAGGTGAAATATTTTAATAGTGCATCTTTCAAAAAATTTAGTAAACTATTTAATATTTTATTGATTGCTATTTTAATCTCACTCTCAACCTTTGGTTGCCAGAGAGTAATTGATTTTATATTTAAGGAAGAACCAATAACTCCAATCCCTACACAAGAAATAATTCTTTATTTTTCAAAATGTGGTGAAAAAGAATGCTTTTTAATGGAGGAGATAAGAGAAGTAGAATTAAATAAAGATTTACAATTAATTTTAATGGAAGAATTAATTAAAGGTCCTGTTAGTAAAGAATTAAGTCCTACTATTCCAAATAGCACAAAGATAAATTCAATAAAAATAGAGGAAGATTTAGCCATTGTTGATTTCAGTAAAGATATAATACTTGATCAACAGATACCTCATAGTTCAACTACAGAACCATTAGCAATTTTCTCTATTGTTAACACATTAACTGAACTTCCTCAAGTAAAAAGGGTTAGTATTCTTGTCGAGGGAAAAAGTGAAGGAGAAATTGAGGGAATAGCAATTGAGGATTTTTGGGGACATGTTGGAATTAATAAGATTTTTGAGAGAAATGAAGATATTGTCGGTCCAAAAGGATAAAATTGTTTATATTTCATGCAATCTTACAAAGGTTTAAATAATTGATATGTTTCCACAAACCTACCATATAGAAATAGTATCTTTGCAAACAACTTAGTTTTTATTTTTTTTGCTAATTTTTTTATTATTGTCATCCTTATATGACTTACTTTGGCTTTTTTCTAAAACCTTTATCTTTTCAGAGAGCTCATCTAACTTTTTATCTCTCTTTTTAAGTATAGACCTAAATGAAATAATGATTGCAGTAGTTATTAATATAGGAATAAGAATAAATATAGCTATTACTATAATCTCATACAAATATGGATGTGGCATGTTACATATCTCCTACTTTTCTATATCTTATTTATATTTATAAATATTATTAATGATTAAATTCATATCTTTTTATTAAAGAAATATTATATTAAAAGACTTAACCACTTTTATTTCTGATATGTCTTATGTCAAGACCTGACACCATTGCAGGATTCGATTGGGCTAACATATTTGCCTTTATAGACATCAAGAATACCTTTTGTGTCTATCTTTAATTCTGGAATAGGAAGGCACAGGAAGGATAAAGTCATAAAAGGAGAATGTAAACCAATACCCAGTTTTTCAGCTTCCTTGTGAAGATTCAAAACATCCTGGCGAAGTTCTACAGGACCTTGATTTGTCATTATTCCTGCAATGGGAAGATTTACTTTGGCAAGTACTTCACCATTGTTTACAACTACTAAACCACCCTGCATTTTAATTACTTCATTTACTGCCAATGCCATATCCTCATCAGTTACTCCTACAACCAATATATTGTGATCATCATGTGCAATACTGGTTGCCACTGCCCCTTTCCTAAGACAAAAGGAATTAATAAATCCTGTTGTACACTTACCTTCTGGTTTATACCTATTAATTACTGCTATTTTTAATATATCATTTTTTAAATCTCTCAAAACATTACCATCTTCAACATCAAGTTCTGCCTTTATAAACTTTGATGTAATTTGACCATCGATTGCTCCTATTATTCTTGCTAAAGCCTTTTTACAATCTTTTTTGGTTTTTATTTCAAAGTCTTTGGACTCTATTTCCCTTTCAACTTTTATACTATCCAATAGATAATACGGAATTTGAGCTTTACGAAGTCTATGACGAAATTTTCCACTCTCATAAATTACCTTTCCCTCTATCATTACCATTTCAGCTTTAAAATCAATCAAATTATCCATTAAAACTAAGTCTGCAACTTTACCAGGAGATATGCTTCCAATTTTGTCATCTAATTTAAAATGTTTTGCAGCATTTATTGTTGCCATCTGTATTGCCTCCACTGGATCTATCCCAACTTGAACTGCTTTTCTCAAACAGTTATCAACATGACCCTTAGAAAAAATATCTAATATCTCTAAATCATCCGTACCAAAGAGCATGTTACTTGTATCTTTTATTTTGCTTTTTATATCAGTCAGAATATCTTCGAGATTCTTGGCTGCTGAACCTTCTCTAACAATTACTGTTATTCCTCTTTGTAACTTTTTTAGAGCTTCTTCTTGACTGATAGATTCATGACACGATGAAACTCCAAGACAAGTAGCCTGGTCTAATCTACTGTCACTGTAGTCAGCTCCTAGATGACCTTCAATTATAAATCCCTTTTCTTTAGCAAAATTACAAGCTTCAATATATTCATCTTCTGTAGGAAATAGATAGGGTGAAACTTCACCAAGACCTATAATACTTCGAGAGTATTTTTCGTAATATCCTTCCTCTATCAATTTTTTTAAAATTCTGTAAGGCATAGTAAAATAGATTTTCAACATTGTTCTCTTAGCTTCTTCAAACATATAGAGCATGCCCTTTATATCAAGGACACTTGTAATTTCATGTGGATCTGCAACTATTGTAGTTGTACCGCGATTAATAAGTAGAGGAGCCAGAGTGGTAGGAATCATGTAAGAGCTCTCAATATGTACATGAGAATCGATTAATCCAGGAATTAAATATTTACCATCAGCATCTATAATTTTAGGGGATTCTCTAATAACATTATCATTACTTTTTTTAATTAACTCTTCAGTGTCTATCACATTAGATATTGAGACTATCTTTCCATTAGAAATTCCAACTTCTCCCTTCTCAATTTTTCCAGTAAAGACATTGACTATATGAGCATTCTTAATAATTATATCCATATAACACCGTATAAATAGAAATTTTAGTAAAATTCAATTTTGATTTCACATTATACAATAAAAATTTCACATATTATACAACAAAAATTTCAGCCTCTAATTCAATTTCATTAATTATTAAATCAAATACTTCTGGAGGGAATTTGTAAAAATTGGATTTTCAATCAAAAGATATAGCGTTAACTGGACAACGAGTAGCACAAAGTCCACACATAGCACATGTATTACTATCTAATTTTATTTCTTCATCAACTATTGAAAGAGCACCATAAACACAGCTTTTTATGCACCTTTCACATAAATTACAAATATCTAAATCTATATTGGGAGGAGATGTATAATTAGGAATTTTTTCACTTTCTTCCTTGTCAGAAAACAAGCCTGTGATATCTGATATATTTTTGTATTTATATTCATCTAAAATTTTTTCTAATCTTTCTATTATCTTTGTAAAAATTTTAGGACCTTTAATTATTGCTGCAGTGCATATCTGAACTGCTGAAGCCCCCGCCATAAACATCTCAACTACATCCTCAGCTTTACTTATTCCTCCTACACCAATAACTGGGATATCCACATTTTTTGATATTTCATATATGTATCTAATTGCCAAAGGTTTTATTGCATAGCCAGAAATCCATCCATATCCAGATTGTCCACCAAGTCTTGATAATTTTTTATCTATATTTATAGAAAGACCAGGACCTAATGAATTTATTGCAACAATAGCATCTGCTCCTGCTTCCATTGCCTGGCGAGCCATAAGTCCAACATCTCTTACATTTGGGCTTACTTTAACCCAAACAGGAATGTCAAGATATCTCTTAGCTGCCTTTATTGCATCTAACATAGGTTTTGGGTCATCTCCTAAATAGTGAGTTGAAAGCTCAACAGCATCTGCTAAATTTGCTATTTTGGGTGCTAAAAAGGATATATCATCACTTGTATATCCCATACTAATTATAAGTGGAACTCCCATCTCTTTTATTGAAGGAAAAATATTATTTATCCATCTCTGCCATGGAATCTCTGACCAGAGTTCTGAGTTTAAAAAGAGATTTCCATCAACTGCCATATTTGGATTAGGAACTTTTGCTGGTTTGACTGAAATGGTTTTAGTAACAACTGCTCCAACACCAGCATCAACAACCTTTCTTACTGACTCCACATCTCTCACCAGTGGTCCAGCAGCAGGCATTATAGGATTTTTCATCTTTATACCACAAATTTCAATATCTAAATTTCCCAATTTCTCTCCTTTTTAAATAAGTATTAAAAATTAAATTTATCTTCATTTTACATAAATAATGTAGGGCAAGGCTTTAGCCTTGCTTAATAATGCAACCCTAAAGGGTTGCCCTACATGTTTTTTAGTCTTTCCCATAATTTAGAAGCTAACTTCCTGGTTTTTTTTATCACTTCAAGTTCATTAATAGTAGTAATTTCTCTATCTCTCATTACAATTTTCCCATTTATTATTGTGTCTTTTACAGTCCAGGTTTCAGAACCAAAAAGTAGATGAGAAAAAAGATTACCTGGGTTTA
This genomic window contains:
- a CDS encoding amidohydrolase family protein; the protein is MDIIIKNAHIVNVFTGKIEKGEVGISNGKIVSISNVIDTEELIKKSNDNVIRESPKIIDADGKYLIPGLIDSHVHIESSYMIPTTLAPLLINRGTTTIVADPHEITSVLDIKGMLYMFEEAKRTMLKIYFTMPYRILKKLIEEGYYEKYSRSIIGLGEVSPYLFPTEDEYIEACNFAKEKGFIIEGHLGADYSDSRLDQATCLGVSSCHESISQEEALKKLQRGITVIVREGSAAKNLEDILTDIKSKIKDTSNMLFGTDDLEILDIFSKGHVDNCLRKAVQVGIDPVEAIQMATINAAKHFKLDDKIGSISPGKVADLVLMDNLIDFKAEMVMIEGKVIYESGKFRHRLRKAQIPYYLLDSIKVEREIESKDFEIKTKKDCKKALARIIGAIDGQITSKFIKAELDVEDGNVLRDLKNDILKIAVINRYKPEGKCTTGFINSFCLRKGAVATSIAHDDHNILVVGVTDEDMALAVNEVIKMQGGLVVVNNGEVLAKVNLPIAGIMTNQGPVELRQDVLNLHKEAEKLGIGLHSPFMTLSFLCLPIPELKIDTKGILDVYKGKYVSPIESCNGVRS
- a CDS encoding 4Fe-4S binding protein, which encodes MGNLDIEICGIKMKNPIMPAAGPLVRDVESVRKVVDAGVGAVVTKTISVKPAKVPNPNMAVDGNLFLNSELWSEIPWQRWINNIFPSIKEMGVPLIISMGYTSDDISFLAPKIANLADAVELSTHYLGDDPKPMLDAIKAAKRYLDIPVWVKVSPNVRDVGLMARQAMEAGADAIVAINSLGPGLSINIDKKLSRLGGQSGYGWISGYAIKPLAIRYIYEISKNVDIPVIGVGGISKAEDVVEMFMAGASAVQICTAAIIKGPKIFTKIIERLEKILDEYKYKNISDITGLFSDKEESEKIPNYTSPPNIDLDICNLCERCIKSCVYGALSIVDEEIKLDSNTCAMCGLCATRCPVNAISFD
- a CDS encoding GerMN domain-containing protein → MKYFNSASFKKFSKLFNILLIAILISLSTFGCQRVIDFIFKEEPITPIPTQEIILYFSKCGEKECFLMEEIREVELNKDLQLILMEELIKGPVSKELSPTIPNSTKINSIKIEEDLAIVDFSKDIILDQQIPHSSTTEPLAIFSIVNTLTELPQVKRVSILVEGKSEGEIEGIAIEDFWGHVGINKIFERNEDIVGPKG